A stretch of Synechococcus sp. WH 8020 DNA encodes these proteins:
- a CDS encoding TerC family protein has product MDSAALPSLTPLLDGVDQWAELLPLLPVLVVLELLLSADNAIALAAVARKQNDPIKEKKALDLGIAIAFFLRVALILLAQWVLAFKPLQFLAGVYLLWLFLSHLWVKPSGSQDPSGSSGHPPATSFTRTIVALALTDLAFSVDSVAAAVAISDQLILVITGAFIGVVALRFTSGLFIRWLEIYTHLESAGYLAVALVGVKLILSLVFSGFQPPEWWSLLTVALLMIWGFSDRKEPLGHEV; this is encoded by the coding sequence ATGGATTCAGCTGCACTACCGTCACTGACGCCTCTTCTTGATGGTGTTGATCAATGGGCTGAACTGCTGCCCCTCCTCCCAGTGCTTGTGGTCTTGGAGCTGCTGCTTTCCGCTGACAATGCGATTGCTTTAGCGGCTGTAGCTCGAAAGCAAAACGATCCAATCAAGGAAAAAAAAGCACTCGACCTTGGAATTGCGATTGCTTTTTTTCTCAGGGTTGCTCTGATTTTATTGGCTCAGTGGGTGCTGGCGTTCAAGCCATTGCAATTCCTTGCTGGTGTTTATTTGCTGTGGCTTTTCCTATCCCATCTTTGGGTGAAGCCATCAGGCTCCCAGGATCCGTCTGGATCCTCTGGGCATCCACCAGCAACCTCATTCACACGAACGATCGTGGCCTTAGCCCTAACGGATCTAGCTTTTTCCGTTGATAGTGTTGCGGCTGCTGTGGCGATTAGTGACCAACTTATTCTAGTGATTACAGGTGCTTTTATTGGCGTTGTTGCCTTACGTTTTACTTCGGGATTATTTATTCGATGGCTTGAAATTTATACCCACTTGGAATCGGCTGGTTATCTTGCGGTCGCTTTGGTAGGAGTTAAGCTTATTTTAAGCCTGGTTTTCTCTGGCTTCCAACCACCCGAATGGTGGAGCCTGTTAACAGTTGCTTTGCTCATGATTTGGGGCTTTTCCGACAGGAAAGAACCCTTGGGACACGAAGTTTGA
- a CDS encoding DUF6464 family protein has protein sequence MLVEMRHSVTQVLLDRFELTDPPTPGQWFFHQQTSYLVMQRKHRYKLHSGHYELASIVLLLKPQKQPADAQFVGHGWVIGDANCRFNALTPLLRCAVLPDGPCDRCVHREDRL, from the coding sequence ATGCTTGTTGAAATGCGTCATTCCGTGACTCAGGTTCTGCTCGACCGCTTTGAGTTGACTGATCCTCCTACGCCCGGTCAATGGTTTTTTCATCAACAAACCAGTTATCTGGTCATGCAAAGGAAGCATCGCTACAAGTTGCATTCAGGTCACTATGAACTCGCATCGATTGTTTTGCTTCTAAAGCCCCAAAAACAGCCTGCTGATGCCCAATTTGTTGGTCATGGTTGGGTGATTGGAGATGCTAATTGCCGATTCAATGCGTTGACCCCTTTGCTTCGTTGTGCCGTTTTGCCTGATGGGCCATGTGATCGTTGTGTTCACCGGGAAGATCGCCTATGA